CGCACCGTACAACCGCTGGACAGAGCCGATCACTCCCCAGCAAGCCGAGGCTAACCGGCGCGTGCTGGAGCTGGCCATCGACAGGAGGGCGGCGTAGCCGTGTTCACCGACTGGACCGAAGCCCTCGAAGCCGAATCCCTCCTCCTGAGCCCGAGCCCGGCCCAGCAGCTCGCCGCCGCGGCCCGGGTCACCGCCCGCAGCTCCCGCGACAAGGACGACATGGCGCTGCTCCTGGACGCCCTCGGACTCCCCACCGACACCGACACCCTCACCGCCCTGCTCCCCCTCCTCCCGGAAACCGGAGACGCCACCATGCCGACCATCCCCGCCGCCCCGGCCCTCTCCGCGCACGAGGCCATGGCGATCTCAATGCACAACCACGGCGACAGCGAGCAGACCATCCTCGAGGCCACCGGCCTGAGCGAGACCGAGCTCACCGACCTCATCGCCGACCAGGTACTTGGACTGCCCCGCACCGCCAACCCCTCGCCAGCCATCGACGTCCCGGTCATCCCGCGCGCCGTCTCCAACGAGGTCCAGAAGCTGCTCACCTGGGCAGCCACGCACCCGGCCGCCGGGGTCCGCAGCCGCGCCGCCCGCATCACCGCCGACCTGAGCGAGCTGTCCGAGCGCCGCGAGAGCGAGGCGGCGCAGCGCGAGGCCGAAGAGAAGGTCAGCAGGGCCAAGGCCGAACTGGAGAGGGCACAGGAGGAGCTCCGCACCGTGAAGGCCAGCACCCGCACGGCCACAGCGGCCACCGCCGCGCCCACCCCGATCCGCAAGGGCCTGGGCAGCGGTCGCAGCAAGGAGGAGCTCGCCGCCATCCGGTCCTGGGCGCGGCAGAACGGCCACACGGTCGCTGACGCGGGCCTGGTCCGCAAGGCGCTGCTGGAGGCGTACGACGCCGCCCACCAGACGCCGGTCCGCAAGGCCGGCTGACCCATGACCGACGAAGCGATAGCCCTGGACGGGTTCCTGGACGATGCCCCCGTGCCCGGTGACCCGGACAGTACGACGGCCCGGTTCCGCCTCACCGTCTCCCCGACCGACGAGCGCATCGACGAGATGACCCTGCCGTGCAGCGTCGCCGACCCGCAGCTCGCCCACACCACGCTCCACGAGCTCATCCCCGGAGACAAACTGCGTGCCACCGGATACCTCCGGGCTCCCCGCACCCCGGACGAGCCTCTCCTCCTGATCGTCGAAACGCTCGAAATCCTCCAGCCCGCCCCCCAGCTCACCGCCACAGCCGCCCTCTTCGCCTCGGTGATCGAGCGGTGCGGCCCCTACCTGCACTACATCGACGGCGACAGCGGCGGCCTGGAAGTGTGGAACGAGGCCGGCGCCTGGGTCGGCTGGGCGGACACCCCCGGCGAACTGACCGCCATCCTCGACGCCTTCGAGCGCGGCCAAGCCCCCGGCAGGGAATGACCCGTGCCCATCCGACCCGAGAACCTGCACCGCTACCCGCGCGACTGGCCCCAGATCAGCGCACGGATCCGGTTCGAGCGGGCCGGCGGCCGCTGCGAGTGCACCGGCCACTGCGGCCTCACGCACCCCGACGGCCGCTGCCCGGCCGTCCACGAGCAGATCCACCCGGACACCGGCTCCGTGGTCGGCCTCACCACCGCCCACCTCAACCACACCCCCGAAGACGTAAGCGAGATGAATCTCCTCGCCGCCTGCCAGCTCTGCCATCTACGGATAGACCACGGCCACCACCGGGTTACCCGCTCCCGCACCCTCGCCGCCCGCGCGGCCGCCGCCGGACAGCTCGGACTCCTCCCCGAGACCACGCTCACCCGCACCGAGCCGCCCACCCCACCGCGCCCCACCCGGGGCCGCGCCCGCACGGCAGCGCTCCACCAGATGCCCTTCCCCGACCCCGAACAGGAGCCCAAGCCCATGGCCCGCATCACCGTCAAGATCGCCGCGCTCCACCCGGACGGAACCGAGTGCACCCACGCCGTCACCTCCACCGGCAAGCCCCGCGACGCAGCCTCCGGCTGCACCGGCCGCCGCAGCTACTCCGTGGTGTGCAGCGACTGCGGCCCGGTCGGCGATCCGCGCACCCTGCGGGTCCTCGCCGAGCCGGCGCAGAGCGCGCACCGCGACCACCACAGGGCCGCGCTCACCCCGGCCTCCCACTGACCCCACCCGCTCCGGCCGCCGGGACCACCACGGTCCCGGCGTCCCCGTCGAATGTGAGGGCCGATGCCCACCACCGTCTTCGACCAGTTCACCCACCGCACCGCCGATGTCACCGCCCAGCTCACCACCCTCGGCATCCCGCTCACCGCGCCGGGCCCGCCGCCCGCCGACGCCGACCCCACCGACCCGTGGGCCGGCAGCTACGCCGTCCCGGTCGACCGCTCCACCCTCGCCTGGTGCACCGCCGTCCAGATGCTCACTGACCACCACCACACCGGCATCGACCGCCAGGTCCTCGCGGCCGACGCGCTGCTGCGCGAGCTCGGAGTCCGCGGCCTCGCCCAGCTCCACTCCGACCTCCACCACGGCGCCCCCATCGACTACCGCTTCACCCGCTGCCCGTATTGCTCCGGCATCGGCGAGGACCCCACCCGACCGGACTGCCAGGACGTCGGCTGCGCGCCGTGGCACGAGTTCGACGGCCACGAGCACCTGTGCCCGGTCTGCCACGGCGACGACCACCAGCCCCAATGGGTCGCCGAAGAGCACATGACCGAACTTGAGGAACTGCTCGCCGACGCCATCGAGGAGAACGAAGAGCGCGCCTCCCTCCGCTACCGGATCCGGACGCTGCTGCGCCGCCCGACGGCGCGCACATGACGGCCCGCTTCCGCAGATGCGGACACGGCAGCGGCCCGATGCACCCGGGCGACCAGAAGGCCGCCGCGGAGTTCACCGCCATGCTCACAGCGCGGCAGAGGCCAGCCCCCTGGACCGGCCGCGGCGACGTCGCCGTACGGATCAGCGAGCGCGGCCTGGAACGCGGACGACCTCTCCCCGAGCAACAACCCGACGCCGACCCGGTCGCCCTCGTCCTCATCCACCCCGACACCGAGACAACGCTAACCAGCACGCTCCACTGCGCTCGGACACGAATCCACGGTGCCTGACCGAGCCCTACCAACTTCTCACCCAGGCCCTCGCCGGACGCGATCTTCCATCGGGCATCAACCTGAGCACCTGAGCCCACACGCAGCGGCCCCCTCCGCCCGGACATTGCTCCGGACGGAGGGGGCCGTTTTGTGTTTCTGGCCTCGCGACTCAAATCCACCGGTCACCCAGTCGATGCTGCAACGTCGGCGGGCCGGCTGACGCGGGCGGGAGTACGGCGCGAGCGGAGGTCGAACAGGCCTCGCAAGGGCGCTCGGACTGATAACGGCGTTATCAGTTTCCGCCATCCTCGGAGTCCCCCAGGGATTCCGGCCAGCGCTTCCTAAGACCGCAGGAACAAGATCTCCCGTTGGTTTGCGTCCATCTTCGCCATGATGGGGTCGGCATCGCCGCGACCGTCATGCCACGGACCCTCTGGATCCCATGCTCAAAATCGTCCCGGCTTCCTGCTTGGCAGCGGAGCCATCGATAACGGCGCCTTTTACCGCTGTCCGTCGACGGCGCACTCGGGGAGGGTGAGGCCCGATGCCTCCACTGATAACGCCGTTATCAGTGGAGGCATCGGTCTGGCTGGCATCAGGGCTGCCTGAACCGCACTTGCTGCTGGTTGGCTTCGGCGATTCTTGGAGGGGCCTTGACCCCGGATTTTGAACACGTCTATGCGGCTTGGGTCAGGGTAGTTGCAGCTGGCTGGAGGTCGTTCTCGTAGGCGATCGGGGACCGGTGGCCGAGGCGGGAGTGTCGGCGGCGGGTGTTGTATCGGGTCAGCCAGCGGAACGCGTCCAGCCTGGCCTCGCGCTCGCTCGACCAGGCTTTGCGGCCTTTGAGTGTCTCCCTCTTGAAGGCGGCGTTGAAGCTTTCTGCGGCTGCGTTGTCGGCGCTGGATCCGATCGCGCCCATGCTCTGCCGGACCCCGGCTGACCTGCAGATTTCAGCGAAGGCCCTGCTCGAATATTGGGATCCGTGGTCCGTGTGCATGATCGCTCCGGCCAGGTTTCCACGGGTCCGCTCGGCTGCCGCCAGGGCGTCGATGACGAGTTCGGTTCGCATGTGATCGGCGATCGCCCACCCGGCCAGCCGGCGCGAGCACAAGTCGATGACGGTCGCGAGGTAGAGCGGCTTCGCGCCGCTGACCGGCAGGTATGTGATGTCGCCGACGTATTTTCTGTTGACGTCGGCTGCGGTGAAGTCGCGTCCGATCAGGTCCGGTGCCTTCGACGCGGCTTGGTCCGCGACGGTGGTGCGGTGCCGGCGGCGCAACCGGACTCCCTCGAGCCCGATGGTCCGCATGATCCTGGCGACCCGCTTGTGGTTGACCACCGGACCCTCCTCGTCGCGGAGTTCCGCGGTGATTCTGGGGGCTCCGTAGGTGCCGTCGGAGTCCTGGTGGATCTTGCGTATCCGGGCCGCGAGCCCGGCCTCGACGCTCTGCCTGGCCGCTCTCGCGGCCGCGGTGCGACGCCAGTAGTAAAAGCTCGACCGGGCCAGGCCGAGGATGTCGCAGAGCCGCTTCACGCCGTGACGGCGCTGGTGATCGTCAACGAACTGGTAGCGGTTCACCAGCGCGTCTCCGTCGCGAAATACCGGGCCGCCTTGCGGAGAATGTCCCGTTCTTCCTCGAGCTCGCGGATCCTCTTGCGGGCGGCGGCCAGCTCCGCCTGAACGGCGTCGCCGACGGCCTGCGAGGCGGCCGGCGGTGCGGAGTGGGCGCCAGGTCGGCGGCCGTCGGCGGCCCGGATCCAGTTCCTCAGCGTCTCGGTGTTCACCCCGAGATCAGCGGCGACCGACTTGATCGTCGCTCCCGGCCTCGACCGGTACAACGCGACCGCGTCCGCCTTGAACTCGGCGGGATAGTGCTTCATCCCCACAGGGACTCCGTTCTCCTGGACCATCAAGATCCAAGTGTCTCCGGTGTCCAAAACCTGGGGTCAAGGTCCGAGTGTCTCGCCGTGCCAGCCACCGGACCGCAGGCTGCGACGGTGTCTCCCTAACGACTGCTGCAGGAAGGCCCGGCACGAACACGTGGGGCGTGCCGCATCAGGGAGGCTGTGACCATCGACCCAAGGTGTGATCATTTTGGGTAAACAGTGAACAACTAGGCGCTGATTGTGCGAGTCGGCGGCCCCAACGCACCCTGGGAGTTAGTAAGGTGCCTCCATGGTCATCCAAAGCCCCTCCGGAGACAGAGAGAAAGTTGTCTCCAAGTTGCCAGCCGAGCTGCGCCAGGACCTGAAGGTACGAGCAGCCGAACTCGGAGTGGACATCCAGGACGCCGTCACCGAAGGCATCGACGCCTGGCGCAGCTCCTCCGTGGTGCACGAAGTCATCGATACAGCAGGGTCCGTGACGTTCTCGACCTGGCTTTTCCCAGGCCAGTGGGAGGATCTGAAGGAGACCTGCGGCGAGCGCGGCATCCCCTTCGTCCAAGGGCTCGCGCAGTCGGTCGCCCTGTGGCTCGCGACGCATCCCTCCCCCAAGTACCGGCCTGTCACAGGGATCCCCCGCCGCATCGTGGTGTGCAACCAGAAGGGCGGTGTGGGCAAGACCGCCGTCTCCGCCGGCGTCGGCGAGGCCCTGGCCGAGGGCGAGACCTACGTAACCGTTTCCAAGAACACCGAGGCGCTCCTGGAGGAGTTCCGAGGCCTGGGCCTACGGGTCCTGCTCGTCGATTACGACCCGCAGGGTCACCTCACCAAACAGCTCGGCCTGCAGAGCCTTCCCGCCAAGGGTCCCAGCCTGGCCAAGTTCATGGCCGGCCAGATCAAGGACGCCTCGATCAGGGATCTCGTAGTCGTCGTCGAAGACGAACGATACGGAGGCCGGCTCCACGTCCTGCCTTCCTGCCCGGACGCCTTCCTCCTCGACATCATGATCGCGATGGACCGGAACCGGCAGGCAACGCTGGAGCGTGCACTCGAGCCCCTGGAGAAGGACTACGACGTCATCGTCGTCGACTCCCCTCCCAGCCTCGGCGTGGGCATGGACGCCGCGATCTACTACGGGCGGCGCCGCGAAGGCGAAGCCAAGCAACAGTCCGGCGTGATGATCATCGTGCAGGCTGAGGACTCCTCGGCCGATGCCTACGAGCTCCTGATAGAGCAGATCGAATCCGGCAAGGCCGACTGGCGGATCGACGTCGAGTACCTCGGCCTCGTCGTCAACATGTACGACGCGCGCGACGGCTACGTCGTCACGTCGTCCCTCAGGGAGTGGGAGTCTCTCGGTGACCCCCGGGTCCTCGCCAAGGTGGCCCGCCTCAAGGAACAGCGCGAGGCAGTCAGAAACAAGACGCCTCTCCTCTCCTACTCGCCGGAGTGTGAGCAGGCCATGACCATGCGCAAGATCGTCCGGGAGATCACGTGAACACCCGTCAGTCCGCCGCAGACCGCGTGGGAAGCTCCAGCTCCTTCGGCAGGGCGGCCCTCGCTCGCAGCACCCGCGGCCAGCTCATCGCGGCCGCGACAGGTGAAGCCCAAGAAGAGAACGTCACCGAGCTCAGCCTCGACCGGATCAGCCCGAATCCCGACAACCCCCGTGACACCCTGGGGGACATCGAGGGACTGGCCTCCAGCCTCGCCGAGATCGGACTCGTCCAAGCAATTACGGTCGCCACCGTCGAGGCATACCTGAACGAGCGACCCGGACGCGAAGACGAACTCGCAGACGGAGCCCAATACGTCGTCATCGACGGTCACCGACGCCTCGCAGCCGCCCACGAAGCAGGCATCGAGTCCATCCGGATCACCGTCAACGACGCCCTGGCGGCCACCGATGAGAAGCTGCTCGAAGCCGCCTTCGTCGCCAACGCCCAGCGGGAGAACCTGACCGACCTGGAGGAGGCCAATGCCCTCAGCCAGCTCGTGAAGCTCTACGGGTCGCAGCACAAGGCGGCCAAGCGGTTGGGAGTGACACAGCCATACATCTCCCAGCGCCTCTCGCTCCTGGCGCTCGCCCCCGACCTCCAGGCAGACCTCGAAGCCGGCCGACGCAAGGTCGAGCACGTGCGCGGCCTGGCCAAACTCACGCCAGAAGAACAGCGGACGACAGCCGACGAACGCGCCCGCGCCCCACAATTGCGGCGCCGGACCTCGGTACCGACTCAGCAGTCAGCCCCTGCCACTGATAACGCCGTTATCAGCACGCCGTCAGCCGCAGACACAGTCGAGCTGCCCCCGAATCCGGAGCCGACTGATAACGCCGTTATCACCTCCAAGGCCGAGGACCCGAGCGCTGCGTCCCCGTCGACTGATAACGCCGTTATCAGCGAGGAAGACCCGACTGCCCGCCTGGCGGACGTTCGAACGCTTCCCCCTATGCCCTGGCACGACGGCAACGCCGTCATGGACCTCGTCATCGCGACTCTGGACGAAGAGCAGCGAACTCGATTCCTGCATCGCTATGTCGAGCGCAGCGGGAGCAAGGAAGCGCTGGTCGCTGACCTCGCGCGTAGCCTCCCCAAGGAGGGACGCCTCCAACTCGCCTCGATTCTCGCTGCGGTGGCAGCCGACCTTCGCACCATCTGATCGACACACAGGTGTGCTTGAGCAGCACCTTCGAAGAGGCCGGACTCCGTGGAGAGTCCGGCCTCTCTCCGTCCGGATGGATCCTTGCACCGTGGGGGAGTTGTAGAGCGCACGGACAGCTGGGCAAGGGGAGGGGACAGAGCATGGGAACGGGAATGGTGCTGTTGATGGTCTTAGCCGTCCTGGCCGCAGGGGGTGTGACAGGGACGCTGCTGCGAGCCGGGCGCCGTGAAGCCGAGGCCGAGAAGGTCCGCCTTGCGGCACAGGCACGGGTCCAGGCCCTGCGCTCGATGGAGCCGGTCTGGGGCATGGGGGACCGCGAGTTCGAAGAGTACGTCGCCGACTTATGCCGGCGGGACGGCTGCACCGAGGTCCGCCGGGTAGGCGGTGCGAACGATCTGGGCGCCGACGTGATCGGCTGGCTCCCGGACGGCCGCAAGATCGTGGTGCAGTGCAAGCGGTACGCGAAGCACCGCACGGTCGGTAGCCCGGACCTCCAGAAGTTCAACGGCACCGTCCGCGACGAGCACGGAGCGGACGTCCCGCTCTTCGTCGCCTCCTGCAAGTTCACCAAGCAGGCCCGCGCCTTCGCCGCCCGCCACAGCTTGGTGCTCCTCGACGTGGACCTTCTGGGCTTCTGGAACAGCGGTACGCCTCTGACGGTGCTCCTCGGCCTGGACATCGGACGCTCCGGCACTAACCGCAAACTCCACCCCGACCACGACTGACAGGAGCAGCTGCCATGCCCGACACCAAGCCAATCCTCCACGCCTGGCACATCGATGAGCGGGAGTACCGGCGCCAGGAGGAACGACGGGGCCGCCGGTACGCGTACACGAACATCGATCCCGTCCGTACTGCTCTGGTGGTCATCGACATGGTGCCGTTCTTCGTCAACGCCACCCCCTACACCCGCGGCATCGTCCCGAATATCCAGCACCTCGCCCACTGCCTCCGGTCCGCCGGAGGAACGGTCGTCTGGGTCTTGCCTGCCCGGGTAGACCGCACCTCGGTCGGCGACGAATTCCACGGACCCGAAGCCGCCGAGATGTTCCGCAACGCCGGCGGCACCGGCCCCCTGCAAGACCGGCTCTGGCACGAGCTCACCGTCGGCGCGGACGACCTCCTGGTGGAGAAGTCGGCACCCAGCGCCTTCTTCCCCGGCCGCTGCCCGCTACCCGAACTACTCCAAGAACGCGGAATCGACACCGTTCTGATCACCGGCACCGTCACGAATGTGTGCTGCGAGTCCTCAGCCCGCGACGCCTGGATACTCGGCTACCGGGTCATCATGATCGCTGACGCCAACTCCACCGGCCGCGACAAGGACCACAACGCCACCCTGCACACGGTCTACCGGTCCTTCGGCGACGTACGGGCCACCTCGGAAGTCCTCGGCCTGATCGATGAATCCGTGACTGCCTGACAGGCGTGCCCGTGAGTCAGGGTCTGGTGAGGATGGTGTGGCCGCCGCTACAGAGCTACACGATGTGCCGGACCCCGCAGCGCAGTTCCAGGCCGAACGACCACGTGGCGCGTCCGTCCTGTGCCAGCGCACGGCCGCACCCCGACCCGGACCAGCAGCCCCGGGCCGGCCCCGGCGACCCCGACGCACCCCGGCTGCCGCTGGAGGAGGGGGAGCGGGACATCCCACGCGTCCCGCTGCGCTACGACCGCGCGGTCATAGCCTCCAGCATGCTCACCGCCCAACTGGGCAACGCCCGGTCCACGTACGACGTCACCGCGCACCAGCAGGCCGACGCATACCGCTTCGGCCAGGTGTGGAGTGAGTAGGCACTGAGGTTGGTCGAGGAAACCGGGAAGCGCTGGTAGCTGTTCGCGGCGGAGGGGACCTGATGGTGAAAGCCTGAAAGAGGGCTGTCACCAGCGCGGCCCTGGTGACAGGCTGACTATCGGGACAGGACAGAGGACGGGACAGGAACTCGTGGCCGCGATGCAATTGACTCGTACGCACCGGATTTTGATCGGTGTGGTGGTCGCCGGAGCCGTCGTCATCGCGGGGATCGGGTTCGCCGGTTCGTACGCCGCCGTGCGTGCCCTCGCCCTGCAGAAGGGTTTCGGTAGCTTCTCGCTCGTCTTCCCGATCGGCATCGACGCAGGCATCTGCGTGCTCTTGGCCCTCGATCTCTTGCTGACCTGGATCCGGATTCCCTTCCCGCTGCTGCGCCAGACGGCGTGGCTGCTGACGATCGCGACGATCGCGTTCAACGGGGCTGCGGCCTGGCCGGACCCGCTGGGTGTCGGGATGCACGCGGTGATCCCGATCCTGTTCGTGGTGACGGTGGAGGCGGCCCGGCACGCGGTGGGCCGGATCGCGGACATCACCGCGGACCGGCACATGGAGGGCGTCCGCATCATGCGCTGGCTGCTCTCGCCGGTGCCGACCTTCAAGTTGTGGCGCCGGATGAAGCTGTGGGAGCTGCGGTCCTACGAGCAGGCGGTCGGCATGGAGCAGGACCGGCTGGTCTACCAGGCCCGGCTCCAGGCCCGGTACGGCCGTGCATGGCGGCGCAAGGCCCCGGTGGAGGCCCTAATGCCGCTGCGCCTGGCACGGATCGGAGTGCCGCTCGGGCACACCGCTTCCGCGGGGCTGGCCGCAGCAGGCCTGAGCCCGGACCTGCTCTCCCGTCCCGGGCCCAAGCCCACTCCGGCGCCCGAGCCCCAGCCGAAGCTCGTGGCCGCGGACCAGGTGCCCGAACTGCCGACGGCCGCTCGGCCCGTCGCCGAGGACGCACCGGAGCCGGAAGTGGAGACGTCCGAGCCCGCGTTCGTCGACCTGGCCCAGGCCGGCCGGGACTTCGTGGCGCAGCACGGCACGGTCCCGTCCGCGGAGAAGAAGTTCGCGGCGTTCCTCGCGCGGGACTACGGCCTGACCGACCAGTACACCGGCGGCCTGGTGCCCGACGTTCTCCTCGAGCCGGTGCTCGCCGAACTCCAGGCGGCCGAACTCAAAGCGGCTGAGAAGACGGCTGCCCTGCCGATGGCCGAAGCACCCGTGCCCGAGGCGCCGGCCACTTCGACTCCCGGCGACGAGGAGCCGAACGGTATGGGGGAGCCGCACCCCTTCTTCGGGGAGCAGCTCAACCTCCGCAGCCTGTCGGAGCAGCCGGTCGAGACTGCGCCGCTCCTCGCCGGAGCGATTCCCGCGCCGACGGCTTCCGTAGCCGATGCGGGCCTGGGCAGCCCTGAGGGCGGTCCCGTCGACCAGCCCGGTCACCGGACAATGCCGACAAGCGCGGATCAGGCCTGGGTCGCCGACGTGACCGCGTCCGGCGAAGCGACCGCGCGCGTGCCCCGGCAGCAGACCGACGACGAGCCGGCCGAGACCGACCCGATTCAGAGCGCGATCGAGCAGGTGGCCTCCTGGTTGGCCGAGGCCGAGGAGGCTGGGGAGCGGTTGTCAGGTGCTGAGGTTGCCCGGCGTCTGGGGGTCTCGCCCAAGACCGGTCAGCGCCGCGTGCTCGACGCGCAGCGGCACCTGGAGGAGCAGCGCAAGCAGCAGGGCCGAGCGCACCTTCGGTCCGTCGGGCGCGGATGACCGAGCGCCCCGACCGGTCGCCGTGACCGGTCATCGGTCACGGAGTCGGGCACCTCGAGCAGCCCCCAGGCCGTGACCGATCCCCTGACCGATCCCGTGACCGGCCGTGGCCGGTGCCGGGAACCGGTGGCCGGTGACCGATCCGGTCCCCATCGGTCACCGGTCATGACCGAACTACGGGCCACCGGTCACCGGTCCGCCGCCTGCACACCGACCACGGTTGCGCCTCCTTCGGCCGCCTGGATGCCGACTGGGCCGTGCTGTGCGCGGACCCAGACGTCCGGCACGCGACGACCGGCCCTGGCCGACGACGCCGCGGATGCCTCCGCGCGTTCATGGTGAGGGGAGCACCGTTGGTCGAGGCGCACATGATCCGGTGACCTGGAAGCTGGGACTGCCCCGACCTGCGCTGGGGAGGTTCTTGGGGAGGTTCCGGGCCCCGAGTGTACCCAGAGGAGCCCGAGGCGGTCGTCAGGACCAGTGCGGGCTCGTGACCTGCGGTGGGGAGGTTTCTGGTGAGGTTCGCTGCCGGGGTACGGCCGGGCGTGATGGGCTTGGGGTGGGCTGACGTGCCGGCGGCTGGGACCTGGCAGGACCGGGCCGCTTCGGCCGCCGGACGCGGTAGATGAGAGGAACCGTCCCAGCCCTCCTTAGGCGCGGGGCGCGCCGCCCGCGCCGAGCGCCCGCCTCGGGGGCCGCAGGACAGCCGCGGGCGCCCGTTCCCCGTCGGGGGGTACCACCGGGTCGGGGGCGGCGAGTTCGGCCGCCAGACGGCCGCGACGTGGTGGCCCGTCTAGGGCGGGGGCCAAGCGGGGTCCGGAGCCCAAGGGGCGGCGCTGCTCACTCATCCGCACATTCTCCCGCCGCACCCGGCGCTCCGGAGCAGCGGTTCCTGCCGAGCCCCCAGGTGGTCCGCCGGCCGCTTGTTCGCCGCCCTGGACGCGGGGGCCACCGGGCCGTCGGTCAGTGCTTCCGTACGCCCTGGTCGGGCACCGCCGGCGCGGGGACGATGGTGGGCATGGGCGAGCAAGACCAAGCCGAGGACGACGTCGCCGAACTGGAGCGGCCACCGCTGACCGGCGCGCGGGCCCGCGCGGTGACGGCGGGGCTGCGGGAGGCGATGGACGACGTCCGGCGTACGGTCGCGGTGCTCGCGGTCCGGGTCCGCGACGCGCACGCCGCCCGCGTCTGGCTCGCGCTCTCGCACCCTTCGTGGGAGGCGTACTGCGTGGGTGAGTTCGGGATCAGCCGCGCGCAGGCCTACCGGCTCCTCGATGTCGCCCGCGGCCTGGGGGCCATTCAGGCCGGGGTCGCCGCCGGCACCCTGGTGTCCCGCACGCGAGACAGCACCCCGGTCGCTGAAGCCGCGCTGGACTACGGGCTCTCCCAGCGGGCCCTTATCGCCGTCGCCGCCCGCAGCGGCGACATCACGGAACTGATCACGGGCCGCCTCGCCGCGCTCACCCGCGACGGCGCCCAGGACCTCGA
This window of the Streptomyces sp. NBC_01264 genome carries:
- a CDS encoding Lsr2 family DNA-binding protein, which gives rise to MFTDWTEALEAESLLLSPSPAQQLAAAARVTARSSRDKDDMALLLDALGLPTDTDTLTALLPLLPETGDATMPTIPAAPALSAHEAMAISMHNHGDSEQTILEATGLSETELTDLIADQVLGLPRTANPSPAIDVPVIPRAVSNEVQKLLTWAATHPAAGVRSRAARITADLSELSERRESEAAQREAEEKVSRAKAELERAQEELRTVKASTRTATAATAAPTPIRKGLGSGRSKEELAAIRSWARQNGHTVADAGLVRKALLEAYDAAHQTPVRKAG
- a CDS encoding IS3 family transposase (programmed frameshift), whose amino-acid sequence is MGMKHYPAEFKADAVALYRSRPGATIKSVAADLGVNTETLRNWIRAADGRRPGAHSAPPAASQAVGDAVQAELAAARKRIRELEEERDILRKAARYFGDGDALVNRYQFVDDHQRRHGVKRLCDILGLARSSFYYWRRTAAARAARQSVEAGLAARIRKIHQDSDGTYGAPRITAELRDEEGPVVNHKRVARIMRTIGLEGVRLRRRHRTTVADQAASKAPDLIGRDFTAADVNRKYVGDITYLPVSGAKPLYLATVIDLCSRRLAGWAIADHMRTELVIDALAAAERTRGNLAGAIMHTDHGSQYSSRAFAEICRSAGVRQSMGAIGSSADNAAAESFNAAFKRETLKGRKAWSSEREARLDAFRWLTRYNTRRRHSRLGHRSPIAYENDLQPAATTLTQAA
- a CDS encoding ParA family protein → MVIQSPSGDREKVVSKLPAELRQDLKVRAAELGVDIQDAVTEGIDAWRSSSVVHEVIDTAGSVTFSTWLFPGQWEDLKETCGERGIPFVQGLAQSVALWLATHPSPKYRPVTGIPRRIVVCNQKGGVGKTAVSAGVGEALAEGETYVTVSKNTEALLEEFRGLGLRVLLVDYDPQGHLTKQLGLQSLPAKGPSLAKFMAGQIKDASIRDLVVVVEDERYGGRLHVLPSCPDAFLLDIMIAMDRNRQATLERALEPLEKDYDVIVVDSPPSLGVGMDAAIYYGRRREGEAKQQSGVMIIVQAEDSSADAYELLIEQIESGKADWRIDVEYLGLVVNMYDARDGYVVTSSLREWESLGDPRVLAKVARLKEQREAVRNKTPLLSYSPECEQAMTMRKIVREIT
- a CDS encoding ParB/RepB/Spo0J family partition protein, which produces MNTRQSAADRVGSSSSFGRAALARSTRGQLIAAATGEAQEENVTELSLDRISPNPDNPRDTLGDIEGLASSLAEIGLVQAITVATVEAYLNERPGREDELADGAQYVVIDGHRRLAAAHEAGIESIRITVNDALAATDEKLLEAAFVANAQRENLTDLEEANALSQLVKLYGSQHKAAKRLGVTQPYISQRLSLLALAPDLQADLEAGRRKVEHVRGLAKLTPEEQRTTADERARAPQLRRRTSVPTQQSAPATDNAVISTPSAADTVELPPNPEPTDNAVITSKAEDPSAASPSTDNAVISEEDPTARLADVRTLPPMPWHDGNAVMDLVIATLDEEQRTRFLHRYVERSGSKEALVADLARSLPKEGRLQLASILAAVAADLRTI
- a CDS encoding restriction endonuclease, whose protein sequence is MGTGMVLLMVLAVLAAGGVTGTLLRAGRREAEAEKVRLAAQARVQALRSMEPVWGMGDREFEEYVADLCRRDGCTEVRRVGGANDLGADVIGWLPDGRKIVVQCKRYAKHRTVGSPDLQKFNGTVRDEHGADVPLFVASCKFTKQARAFAARHSLVLLDVDLLGFWNSGTPLTVLLGLDIGRSGTNRKLHPDHD
- a CDS encoding isochorismatase family cysteine hydrolase encodes the protein MPDTKPILHAWHIDEREYRRQEERRGRRYAYTNIDPVRTALVVIDMVPFFVNATPYTRGIVPNIQHLAHCLRSAGGTVVWVLPARVDRTSVGDEFHGPEAAEMFRNAGGTGPLQDRLWHELTVGADDLLVEKSAPSAFFPGRCPLPELLQERGIDTVLITGTVTNVCCESSARDAWILGYRVIMIADANSTGRDKDHNATLHTVYRSFGDVRATSEVLGLIDESVTA
- a CDS encoding DUF2637 domain-containing protein; amino-acid sequence: MAAMQLTRTHRILIGVVVAGAVVIAGIGFAGSYAAVRALALQKGFGSFSLVFPIGIDAGICVLLALDLLLTWIRIPFPLLRQTAWLLTIATIAFNGAAAWPDPLGVGMHAVIPILFVVTVEAARHAVGRIADITADRHMEGVRIMRWLLSPVPTFKLWRRMKLWELRSYEQAVGMEQDRLVYQARLQARYGRAWRRKAPVEALMPLRLARIGVPLGHTASAGLAAAGLSPDLLSRPGPKPTPAPEPQPKLVAADQVPELPTAARPVAEDAPEPEVETSEPAFVDLAQAGRDFVAQHGTVPSAEKKFAAFLARDYGLTDQYTGGLVPDVLLEPVLAELQAAELKAAEKTAALPMAEAPVPEAPATSTPGDEEPNGMGEPHPFFGEQLNLRSLSEQPVETAPLLAGAIPAPTASVADAGLGSPEGGPVDQPGHRTMPTSADQAWVADVTASGEATARVPRQQTDDEPAETDPIQSAIEQVASWLAEAEEAGERLSGAEVARRLGVSPKTGQRRVLDAQRHLEEQRKQQGRAHLRSVGRG